The Terriglobia bacterium genome includes a region encoding these proteins:
- a CDS encoding DUF433 domain-containing protein, whose product MRESELLARITIDPEQCGGRPCIRGMRVRVIDVLELLAAGETPEEILVEYPYLEPDDIAASLLYAARQLDHPVVAA is encoded by the coding sequence ATGCGCGAGTCCGAGCTCTTGGCCCGAATTACGATTGACCCCGAGCAATGTGGCGGGCGTCCTTGCATTCGCGGGATGCGCGTCCGCGTCATCGACGTACTCGAACTTCTCGCCGCCGGCGAGACGCCCGAAGAAATTCTCGTCGAGTATCCATACCTAGAACCGGATGATATCGCGGCCAGCCTTCTCTACGCGGCTCGTCAGCTGGACCATCCCGTCGTCGCGGCATAA
- a CDS encoding DUF5615 family PIN-like protein: protein MAKSRQDSESLLQVWIDAQLPPSLAGWLRTELGVDAVHVEELGLHRARDPVIFAAARDASRMVVVLTKDDDFRKLLGQFLTLPHRIQMTCGGGPCFVLCLPDVNAMMFSSPRASSRPH from the coding sequence ATGGCCAAATCGCGGCAGGATTCAGAGTCGTTGCTGCAGGTCTGGATAGACGCTCAACTGCCGCCGTCTCTGGCAGGATGGCTCCGAACAGAACTTGGCGTCGACGCGGTGCACGTCGAGGAACTCGGCCTGCACCGGGCTCGCGACCCGGTGATTTTCGCCGCGGCAAGGGATGCGAGTCGCATGGTTGTGGTCTTAACGAAGGACGACGACTTCCGGAAGCTGCTCGGACAATTCCTCACGTTACCGCATCGCATCCAAATGACCTGCGGCGGTGGGCCATGCTTCGTCCTGTGCCTTCCTGACGTGAACGCTATGATGTTTTCCTCTCCGCGAGCGAGCTCGCGGCCTCATTGA